The following proteins are encoded in a genomic region of Longimicrobiaceae bacterium:
- a CDS encoding OmpA family protein produces MRNRIVSAAVALAVCMPGLAAAQDLPDGPHREGSWEFSLGGGALFNDTALRDFLGSGAPESRFADRAVPSRATPTVVARVGYNISRHVGISVSAGGARGAGVTYLNPAAALTLTGDLNARTSPFLLIGTELTRINGENDRVTHSVWGATAGLGIRQMLSESFALRAEGRVQFAGYHEVPMRKETTFSPLAQLGFSYFVGGHAPRVVMAPPPPPRVETVYSVRVDTVRVVRTDTVWRTTDHAGDQVLLRVQFRTNRAELLPASRTVLDSAAAAIKATPGSRWQVEGHTDAVGTAAANRTLSQARAQSVVDYLVSRGVDPAILTAQGFGLERPVASNATVEGRAQNRRVQLRRIP; encoded by the coding sequence GTGCGTAACCGAATCGTAAGCGCGGCCGTGGCGCTGGCCGTGTGCATGCCGGGCCTGGCCGCCGCGCAGGATCTGCCGGACGGGCCCCACCGCGAGGGAAGCTGGGAGTTCAGCCTGGGCGGCGGGGCGCTGTTCAACGACACCGCCCTGCGCGACTTCCTGGGCAGCGGCGCGCCCGAAAGCCGCTTCGCGGACCGGGCGGTCCCGTCTCGCGCCACGCCCACGGTCGTGGCGCGCGTGGGCTACAACATCAGCCGTCACGTGGGCATCAGCGTTAGCGCCGGCGGCGCCCGCGGCGCCGGGGTGACGTATCTGAACCCCGCCGCGGCGCTCACCCTCACCGGCGACCTGAACGCGCGGACCAGCCCGTTCCTGCTGATCGGGACCGAGCTGACCCGCATCAACGGCGAGAACGACCGGGTCACGCACTCGGTGTGGGGCGCCACCGCGGGCCTGGGCATCCGGCAGATGCTGAGCGAGAGCTTCGCCTTGCGCGCCGAGGGCCGCGTACAGTTCGCCGGGTACCACGAGGTGCCCATGCGCAAGGAGACCACGTTCAGCCCGCTGGCGCAGCTCGGGTTCTCGTACTTCGTCGGCGGCCACGCCCCCCGCGTCGTGATGGCGCCGCCGCCGCCTCCGCGCGTGGAGACCGTGTACTCGGTGCGGGTGGACACCGTCCGCGTCGTGCGCACCGACACAGTGTGGCGCACGACGGACCACGCCGGCGACCAGGTGCTGCTGCGCGTGCAGTTCCGTACCAACCGGGCCGAGCTGCTGCCCGCTTCGCGCACGGTGCTGGACTCGGCCGCGGCGGCGATCAAGGCCACGCCGGGGTCGCGCTGGCAGGTGGAAGGCCACACGGACGCCGTGGGCACCGCGGCCGCAAACCGCACGCTGTCGCAGGCGCGGGCGCAGTCGGTGGTCGACTACCTCGTGAGCCGCGGCGTGGATCCCGCCATCCTCACGGCCCAGGGCTTCGGGCTGGAGCGTCCGGTGGCGTCCAACGCGACCGTGGAAGGCCGCGCGCAGAACCGCCGCGTGCAGCTCCGCCGCATCCCGTGA
- a CDS encoding response regulator transcription factor, whose protein sequence is MISVALIEDNRLVREGLAAMLERTEDFSVVAVASGAEPARLKEANPEVILLDVGLWDDDSLRLAQTLKEEYPQSRVIIMDLLPVHEDIIEFVNAGVSGFILKDATFDDLVSTIRSVVDGAHVLPPEMTSSLFSQIAREAVGRTGARALEAVRLTPREREVIDLISEGLSNKEIAARLGVASHTVKSHVRNVMEKLALHTRLQIAAFANKSAAS, encoded by the coding sequence ATGATCTCGGTAGCACTCATCGAAGACAACCGTCTCGTCCGCGAGGGGCTGGCGGCGATGCTGGAGCGCACGGAGGATTTCTCGGTCGTCGCGGTCGCATCCGGCGCCGAGCCGGCGCGGCTGAAGGAGGCCAACCCCGAGGTGATCCTCCTCGACGTGGGCCTGTGGGACGACGACAGCCTTCGCCTGGCGCAGACGCTGAAGGAGGAGTACCCGCAGTCGCGGGTGATCATCATGGACCTGCTGCCGGTGCACGAGGACATCATCGAGTTCGTGAACGCGGGCGTCTCGGGGTTCATCCTGAAGGACGCCACCTTCGACGACCTGGTGAGCACCATCCGCTCCGTGGTCGACGGCGCCCACGTGCTGCCGCCGGAGATGACGTCGTCGCTGTTCTCGCAGATCGCGCGCGAGGCGGTGGGGCGCACGGGGGCACGCGCGCTGGAGGCGGTGCGCCTGACGCCCCGCGAGCGCGAGGTCATCGACCTCATCTCCGAAGGGCTGAGCAACAAGGAGATCGCGGCGCGCCTGGGCGTGGCCAGCCACACTGTGAAGAGCCACGTACGCAACGTGATGGAGAAGCTGGCCCTGCACACGCGCCTACAGATCGCCGCCTTCGCCAACAAGAGCGCCGCTTCCTGA
- a CDS encoding pyridoxal phosphate-dependent aminotransferase, with translation MERRRISIAPPVIPGFRAVPFTGVIYVMSEAQRLGYSYGNPEWCNLGQGMPETGELPGAPPRKCTVEITPADQEYAPVAGIPELRTAVADLYNQLYRQGMSSQYTADNVCICGGGRLSLARTVAALGEINLGHFLPDYTAYEELLDIFRLFTSIPILLDGDEGYAFDSRALAREITGRGLSAVLLSNPSNPTGKTIQGKELARWVALARKLQCTLLFDEFYSHYVWGGDEPDGLVSAARYVKDVDRDPVLLLDGFTKNWRYPGWRCTWVVGPRSVIEGVSSTGSFLDGGGNRPLQRAAVPLLEIEAVLAETAAIRETFGRKRGVLLEALREAGMRFDVEPEGTFYVWADLSRLPAPLNDGMGFFRAALEEKVICVPGEFFDINPGKRRSGRPSRFRQYARFSFGPEESQVAEGARRIVEMVRRAG, from the coding sequence ATGGAACGCAGACGCATCTCCATAGCACCGCCCGTCATCCCCGGCTTCCGCGCCGTGCCGTTCACCGGCGTGATCTACGTGATGAGCGAGGCGCAGCGGCTGGGCTACTCGTACGGCAACCCGGAGTGGTGCAACCTGGGCCAGGGCATGCCCGAGACGGGCGAGCTGCCGGGCGCGCCGCCGCGGAAGTGCACCGTGGAGATCACGCCGGCGGACCAGGAGTACGCGCCGGTGGCCGGCATCCCCGAGCTGCGCACGGCGGTGGCGGATCTGTACAACCAGCTCTACCGCCAGGGCATGTCGTCGCAGTACACGGCCGACAACGTGTGCATCTGCGGCGGCGGACGGCTGAGCCTGGCGCGCACCGTGGCTGCGCTGGGCGAGATCAACCTGGGGCACTTCCTGCCGGACTACACGGCGTACGAGGAGCTGCTGGACATCTTCCGGCTCTTCACCTCCATCCCCATCCTGCTGGACGGCGACGAGGGCTACGCCTTCGACAGCCGCGCGCTGGCGCGGGAGATCACGGGCCGCGGGCTCTCGGCCGTGCTGCTGTCCAACCCGTCGAACCCCACGGGCAAGACCATCCAGGGCAAGGAGCTGGCGCGGTGGGTGGCCCTGGCGCGCAAGCTCCAGTGCACGCTGCTCTTCGACGAGTTCTACTCGCACTACGTGTGGGGCGGCGACGAGCCCGACGGGCTGGTGTCGGCCGCGCGCTACGTGAAGGACGTGGACCGCGACCCGGTGCTGCTGCTGGACGGCTTCACCAAGAACTGGCGCTACCCCGGGTGGCGGTGCACGTGGGTGGTGGGCCCGCGCTCGGTGATCGAGGGCGTGAGCAGCACGGGCTCGTTCCTGGACGGCGGCGGCAACCGCCCGCTCCAGCGCGCCGCCGTGCCGCTCCTGGAGATCGAAGCGGTGCTCGCCGAGACGGCCGCCATCCGCGAGACGTTCGGCCGCAAGCGCGGCGTGCTGCTGGAGGCGCTGCGCGAGGCCGGCATGCGGTTCGACGTGGAGCCCGAGGGCACCTTCTACGTGTGGGCCGACCTGTCGCGGCTCCCCGCGCCGCTCAACGACGGCATGGGGTTCTTCCGCGCGGCGCTGGAGGAGAAGGTGATCTGCGTGCCGGGCGAGTTCTTCGACATCAACCCCGGCAAGCGCCGCAGCGGCCGCCCCTCGCGCTTCCGCCAGTACGCCCGCTTCTCCTTCGGCCCCGAGGAGTCGCAGGTCGCGGAAGGCGCCCGCCGCATCGTGGAGATGGTCCGCCGCGCGGGGTGA